From Streptomyces sp. NBC_00683, one genomic window encodes:
- a CDS encoding DEAD/DEAH box helicase, protein MTTTASHHLSPAFPGRAPWGTAGKLRAWQQGAMERYIQDQPRDFLAVATPGAGKTTFALTLASWLLHHHVVQQITVVAPTEHLKKQWAEAAARIGIKLDPDYSAGPVSKEYHGVAVTYAGVGVRPMLHRNRCEQRKTLVILDEIHHAGDSKSWGEACQEAFDPATRRLALTGTPFRSDTNPIPFVAYEEGNDGIRRSSADYTYGYGNALADGVVRPVIFLSYSGNMRWRTKAGDEIAARLGEPMTKDAIGQAWRTALAPTGDWIPNVLSAADKRLTEVRKGIPDAGGLVIATDQESAREYAKILKRISGEKVTVVLSDEKAASKRIDQFTEDGSRWMVAVRMVSEGVDVPRLAVGVYATTISTPLFFAQAVGRFVRSRRRGETASVFVPTIPMLLDFANEMEVERDHVLDKPKKGSDEENPFAEEDQLLADAERLEDEETEEQLPFEALESDAVFDRVLYDGAEFGMQAHPGSEEEQDYLGIPGLLEPDQVQLLLQKRQTRQIAHSRQKPAAEADLLEKAAENRPVVTHKKLLELRKQLNTMVSAYTHQSGKPHGVIHTELRRVCGGPPSAEATAGQIQDRIKKVQEWATRMR, encoded by the coding sequence GTGACTACTACCGCCTCCCACCACCTCTCACCCGCCTTTCCCGGCCGCGCCCCCTGGGGTACGGCCGGCAAGCTGCGAGCCTGGCAGCAGGGCGCCATGGAGAGGTACATCCAGGACCAGCCGCGCGACTTCCTCGCCGTCGCGACCCCCGGCGCGGGGAAGACCACCTTCGCGCTGACCCTCGCGTCATGGCTGCTGCACCACCATGTCGTGCAGCAGATCACCGTCGTCGCGCCCACCGAGCACCTCAAGAAGCAGTGGGCGGAGGCCGCGGCGCGCATAGGCATCAAGCTCGACCCCGACTACAGCGCCGGGCCCGTGAGCAAGGAGTACCACGGGGTCGCTGTCACGTACGCGGGAGTCGGCGTGCGTCCGATGCTGCACCGCAACCGGTGCGAGCAGCGCAAGACGCTCGTGATCCTCGACGAGATCCACCACGCCGGTGACTCGAAGTCCTGGGGCGAGGCGTGCCAGGAGGCGTTCGACCCGGCGACCCGGCGGCTCGCGCTCACCGGTACGCCGTTCCGGTCGGACACCAACCCGATCCCCTTCGTGGCGTACGAGGAGGGCAACGACGGCATCCGGCGGTCCTCGGCCGACTACACGTACGGCTACGGCAACGCGCTCGCCGACGGCGTCGTCCGGCCCGTGATCTTCCTCAGCTACAGCGGCAACATGCGGTGGCGCACCAAGGCCGGTGACGAGATCGCCGCCCGGCTCGGCGAGCCGATGACCAAGGACGCCATCGGGCAGGCCTGGCGCACCGCGCTGGCGCCCACCGGCGACTGGATCCCCAATGTGCTGAGCGCCGCCGACAAGCGGCTGACCGAGGTGCGCAAGGGCATTCCGGACGCGGGCGGCCTGGTCATCGCGACGGACCAGGAGTCGGCGCGCGAGTACGCCAAGATCCTCAAGCGGATCAGCGGCGAGAAGGTGACCGTCGTCCTCTCCGACGAGAAGGCCGCCTCGAAGCGGATCGACCAGTTCACCGAGGACGGCTCGCGCTGGATGGTCGCGGTGCGGATGGTGTCGGAGGGCGTCGACGTGCCGCGTCTCGCGGTCGGCGTGTACGCCACCACCATTTCGACGCCGCTCTTCTTCGCGCAGGCCGTCGGCCGTTTCGTACGGTCGCGGCGGCGCGGCGAGACCGCCTCCGTCTTCGTCCCGACGATCCCGATGCTCCTCGACTTCGCGAACGAGATGGAGGTCGAGCGCGACCACGTACTCGACAAGCCGAAGAAGGGCAGCGACGAGGAGAACCCGTTCGCCGAGGAGGACCAGCTCCTCGCGGACGCGGAGAGGCTCGAGGACGAGGAGACCGAGGAACAGCTGCCCTTCGAGGCGCTGGAGTCCGACGCGGTCTTCGACCGGGTGCTGTACGACGGTGCCGAGTTCGGCATGCAGGCGCACCCGGGCAGCGAGGAGGAGCAGGACTACCTGGGTATCCCGGGACTGCTCGAACCCGACCAGGTGCAGCTGCTCCTCCAGAAGCGGCAGACCCGGCAGATCGCGCACAGCCGCCAGAAGCCGGCCGCGGAGGCCGATCTCCTGGAGAAGGCGGCCGAGAACCGGCCCGTGGTCACGCACAAGAAGCTGCTGGAGCTGCGCAAGCAGCTCAACACGATGGTGTCGGCGTACACGCATCAGAGCGGCAAGCCGCACGGTGTGATCCACACCGAGCTGCGGCGGGTGTGCGGCGGGCCGCCGAGCGCGGAGGCGACGGCCGGGCAGATCCAGGACCGGATCAAGAAGGTCCAGGAGTGGGCCACCCGGATGCGGTGA
- a CDS encoding beta-N-acetylhexosaminidase, which produces MHNLIPAPVHIGDPGGSGFLLDPSTTITAQAGTGTAERWLRATLGAAFGLPLAPGAGDGGNTVELRVDASLESEGYRLEVTPTWGVRITGGSAAGVFWGAQTLRQLLGPEAFRRAPVSPGTQRGIPYTQIEDSPRFPWRGLMLDVARHFMPKDDVLRYLDLLAAHKLNVFHFHLTDDQGWRIEIKRYPGLTETASWRTRTKYGHRASELWDETPHGGFYTQDDIREIVAYAAERHIRVVPEIDIPGHSQAAISAYPELGNTDVVDTSALSVWDTWGINPNVLAPTDSTLRFFEGVFEEVLDLFPAATSPFIHIGGDECLKDQWKESPAAQARMAELGLTDEDELQSWFIRHFDSWLTARGRRLIGWDEILEGGLAEGAAVSSWRGYAGGIAAAEAGHDVVMCPEQQVYLDHRQDGGPDEPMPIGFIRTLQDVYRFEPVPPGLSEEAAGHIIGTQANVWTEVMQNRARVDYQVFPRLAAFAEVAWSRLPAPGERDFADFERRMGTHYARLDALGVDYRPPSGPLPWQRRPGVLGRPIEGAPPNV; this is translated from the coding sequence GTGCACAACCTGATTCCGGCGCCCGTACACATCGGCGACCCGGGCGGGTCCGGATTCCTCCTGGACCCGTCCACCACCATCACCGCGCAGGCGGGTACCGGGACGGCGGAGCGCTGGCTCCGGGCCACTCTCGGCGCCGCGTTCGGCCTGCCGCTCGCCCCGGGGGCGGGCGACGGCGGGAACACGGTCGAGCTGCGCGTCGACGCCTCCCTGGAGAGCGAGGGCTACCGGCTGGAGGTGACGCCCACCTGGGGCGTAAGGATCACCGGAGGCAGCGCCGCCGGAGTGTTCTGGGGTGCGCAGACCCTGCGTCAGCTCCTGGGTCCCGAGGCCTTCCGCCGCGCGCCCGTCAGCCCCGGCACGCAGCGGGGCATCCCGTACACCCAGATCGAGGACAGCCCCCGTTTCCCCTGGCGGGGCCTGATGCTCGACGTGGCACGGCACTTCATGCCGAAGGACGACGTCCTGCGCTACCTGGACCTCCTGGCCGCACACAAGCTCAACGTCTTCCACTTCCACCTCACCGACGACCAGGGCTGGCGCATCGAGATCAAGCGTTATCCCGGGCTCACGGAGACCGCTTCCTGGCGCACACGCACGAAATACGGTCACCGGGCCTCCGAGTTGTGGGACGAGACCCCGCACGGCGGTTTCTACACCCAGGACGACATCCGCGAAATCGTCGCGTACGCCGCCGAGCGGCATATCCGGGTCGTCCCCGAGATCGACATCCCGGGGCACTCGCAGGCAGCCATCAGCGCGTATCCGGAACTGGGCAACACCGACGTCGTCGACACGTCCGCCCTTTCCGTGTGGGACACCTGGGGCATCAACCCGAACGTACTCGCTCCCACCGACAGCACCCTGCGCTTCTTCGAAGGGGTCTTCGAGGAGGTGCTCGACCTCTTTCCCGCCGCCACATCGCCGTTCATCCATATCGGTGGCGACGAATGCCTCAAGGACCAGTGGAAGGAGTCACCGGCCGCCCAGGCCCGGATGGCCGAACTCGGCCTGACGGACGAGGACGAGCTCCAGTCCTGGTTCATCCGGCACTTCGACAGCTGGCTCACCGCCCGGGGACGCCGCCTCATCGGCTGGGACGAGATCCTGGAGGGCGGACTCGCCGAGGGTGCCGCGGTGTCCTCGTGGCGGGGTTACGCGGGCGGCATCGCCGCCGCCGAGGCGGGGCACGACGTCGTCATGTGCCCCGAGCAGCAGGTGTACCTGGACCACCGTCAGGACGGCGGCCCCGACGAACCGATGCCCATCGGATTCATCCGCACCCTGCAGGACGTCTACCGCTTCGAACCCGTGCCCCCGGGGCTCTCCGAGGAAGCGGCCGGCCACATCATCGGCACCCAGGCCAACGTCTGGACCGAGGTCATGCAGAACCGGGCCCGCGTCGACTACCAGGTCTTCCCGCGGCTCGCCGCCTTCGCCGAGGTCGCCTGGTCACGGCTCCCGGCCCCAGGCGAGCGGGACTTCGCCGACTTCGAACGCCGGATGGGCACGCACTACGCGCGGCTCGACGCCCTGGGCGTCGACTACCGCCCGCCGAGCGGCCCGCTGCCGTGGCAACGGCGCCCCGGAGTCCTGGGTCGCCCGATCGAGGGAGCGCCCCCGAACGTGTGA
- a CDS encoding xanthine dehydrogenase family protein molybdopterin-binding subunit: MSNDAATATSTTRTNPPPTEGTGQDEEVPALGLGASLPPADARAKTEGTFPYAADLWAEGLLWAAVLRSPHPHARILSIDTSAAAEMPGVRAVVTHEDIPGDGAYGRSVVDRPVFASELVRHHGESIAAVAADHPDTARLAAAAIAVEYEVLEPVTDPEKAFAAEPLHPDGNLIRHIPLRYGDPDTVGEVIVEGLYRIGRQDPAPIGAEAGLAVPRPDGGVELYTASTDPHTDRDLAAACFGLEPDRVKVVVTGVPGATGDREDPGFQIPLGLLALRTGCPVKLAATREESFLGHAHRHPTLLRYRHHADAEGRLVKVEAQILLDAGAYADSSSESLAAAVAFACGPYVVPHAFIEGWAVRTNNPPSGHVRGEGAMQVCAAYEGQMDKLAAKLGIDPAELRLRNALSTGDILPTSQTVTCPAPVAELLREVRDFPLPALPKDAPEDDWLLPGGPEGAGEPGAVRRGVGYALGMVHMLGAEGTDEVSTATVRVHDGVATVICAAVETGQGFTTLARQIVQETLGIEEVHVAAVDTDQPPAGPATHGRHTWVSGGAVERAAKMVRTQLLQPLAHKFGMSTELLQIADGKITSYDGVLSTTVMEAMDGKELWATAQCRPHPTEPLDGSGQGDAFVGLAFCAVRAVVDVDIELGSIRVVEMAVAQDVGRVLNPSQLATRIEAGVTQGIGAALTENLRTARGLIRHPDLTGYALPTSLDAPDIRIVKLIEERDVVAPFGAKAASAVPVVTSPAAVAAAVRAATGRPVNRLPIRPQAAVATPKS; the protein is encoded by the coding sequence GTGAGCAACGACGCAGCCACCGCGACCAGCACCACCCGCACGAACCCCCCGCCGACCGAGGGAACCGGTCAGGACGAGGAAGTCCCCGCGCTCGGCCTGGGCGCGTCGCTCCCGCCCGCCGACGCCCGCGCCAAGACCGAAGGCACGTTCCCGTACGCGGCCGACCTCTGGGCGGAGGGCCTGCTGTGGGCGGCTGTGCTGCGTTCCCCGCACCCCCATGCGCGCATCCTGTCGATCGACACCTCGGCCGCCGCCGAGATGCCGGGCGTACGCGCCGTCGTCACCCATGAGGACATCCCCGGCGACGGGGCGTACGGCCGCAGTGTCGTCGACCGCCCCGTCTTCGCCTCCGAGCTGGTACGCCACCACGGCGAGTCGATCGCCGCGGTCGCCGCCGACCATCCCGACACCGCCCGCCTGGCCGCGGCGGCGATCGCCGTCGAGTACGAGGTGCTCGAACCGGTCACCGACCCGGAGAAGGCCTTCGCGGCCGAACCGCTCCACCCCGACGGCAACCTCATCCGCCACATCCCGCTGCGCTACGGCGACCCGGACACGGTGGGCGAGGTCATCGTCGAGGGCCTGTACCGCATCGGCCGTCAGGACCCCGCCCCGATCGGGGCCGAGGCCGGACTCGCGGTGCCCCGCCCCGACGGCGGCGTGGAGCTGTACACGGCGTCCACCGACCCGCACACCGACCGCGACCTCGCCGCCGCCTGCTTCGGCCTGGAGCCCGACCGGGTCAAGGTCGTCGTCACCGGCGTCCCCGGGGCGACCGGCGACCGGGAGGACCCGGGCTTCCAGATCCCGCTCGGCCTGCTCGCCCTGCGCACCGGCTGCCCGGTCAAACTGGCCGCTACGCGCGAGGAGTCCTTCCTCGGCCACGCCCACCGCCACCCGACGCTGCTGCGCTACCGCCACCACGCGGACGCCGAGGGCAGACTGGTCAAGGTCGAGGCCCAGATCCTCCTGGACGCCGGCGCGTACGCCGACTCCTCGTCCGAATCGCTGGCCGCCGCGGTGGCCTTCGCATGCGGCCCGTACGTCGTTCCGCACGCCTTCATCGAGGGCTGGGCGGTCCGTACGAACAACCCGCCCTCCGGCCATGTGCGCGGCGAGGGCGCGATGCAGGTCTGCGCGGCCTACGAGGGCCAGATGGACAAGCTGGCGGCGAAACTGGGCATCGACCCGGCCGAACTCCGCCTCCGCAACGCCCTGTCCACCGGCGACATCCTTCCCACCAGCCAGACCGTGACGTGCCCGGCCCCGGTGGCGGAACTGCTCCGCGAGGTCCGGGACTTCCCGCTCCCCGCGCTCCCGAAGGACGCCCCGGAGGACGACTGGCTGCTCCCGGGCGGCCCCGAGGGCGCGGGGGAGCCCGGAGCCGTACGCCGCGGAGTCGGCTACGCGCTCGGCATGGTCCACATGCTCGGCGCCGAGGGCACGGACGAGGTCTCCACGGCCACCGTCCGGGTCCACGACGGCGTCGCCACGGTCATCTGCGCTGCCGTCGAAACCGGCCAGGGCTTCACCACGCTCGCCCGCCAGATCGTCCAGGAGACCCTGGGCATCGAAGAGGTCCACGTGGCGGCGGTGGACACCGACCAGCCCCCCGCGGGCCCGGCGACGCACGGCCGCCACACCTGGGTCTCCGGCGGTGCGGTGGAGCGCGCGGCCAAGATGGTCCGCACCCAGCTCCTCCAGCCCCTGGCGCACAAGTTCGGCATGTCCACGGAGCTCCTCCAGATCGCCGACGGCAAGATCACCTCGTACGACGGTGTGCTCTCCACGACGGTCATGGAGGCCATGGACGGCAAGGAACTCTGGGCCACGGCCCAGTGCCGCCCGCACCCCACCGAACCCCTGGACGGTTCGGGCCAGGGAGACGCCTTCGTCGGCCTGGCGTTCTGCGCGGTCCGCGCGGTCGTCGACGTCGACATCGAGCTCGGCTCGATCCGTGTCGTCGAGATGGCGGTCGCCCAGGACGTCGGCCGGGTCCTCAACCCGTCCCAGCTGGCGACCCGTATCGAGGCCGGAGTCACCCAGGGCATCGGCGCGGCCCTCACGGAGAACCTCCGTACGGCCCGCGGCCTCATTCGTCACCCGGACCTCACGGGGTACGCGCTTCCGACGTCCCTGGACGCCCCGGACATTCGCATCGTGAAGCTGATCGAGGAACGCGACGTGGTTGCCCCCTTCGGCGCCAAAGCGGCCTCGGCGGTACCTGTGGTGACGTCCCCCGCAGCGGTGGCCGCGGCCGTCCGCGCGGCCACGGGCCGCCCGGTCAACCGCCTCCCGATCCGCCCGCAGGCGGCGGTGGCCACCCCCAAGTCCTGA
- a CDS encoding MFS transporter — protein MSALEPRDADVTIPFEDTVDAAPPEGVLGRTHRALSIGIVSVVLLIAFEATAVGTAMPVAARELHGIPLYAFAFSAYFTTSLFAMVLSGQWADRRGPLAPLATGIGAFGAGLLLSGTAGSMWMFILGRAVQGVGGGLVIVALYVVIGRAYPERIRPAIMAAFSAAWIVPSVVGPLASGTVTEHLGWRWVFVGIPVLIVLPLGLALPAIRRMAAGPTDAAAGAEPFDGRRIRLALGISLGAGLLQFAGQELRWLSLVPAVAGAALLVPAVRGLLPRGTMRAARGLPAVILLRGVSAGSFIAAESFVPLMLVTQRGMSPTMAGLSLAAGGLTWALGSYVLARPRLEARRESLMVVGMVLVAVAIAAAPTVLIESVPVWIVAVAWAVGCFGMGMVIASTSVLLLKLSAPQEAGGNSAALQISDGLSNVLLLAGGGAAFAALGGGAVGAAAHGAVGSGTAGSHPGAFAAVFLPMAGVALVGAWVATRVRTDA, from the coding sequence ATGAGCGCCCTGGAACCGCGTGACGCCGACGTCACGATCCCCTTCGAAGACACCGTCGACGCCGCCCCGCCGGAGGGCGTGCTGGGCCGGACCCACCGGGCGCTCAGCATCGGCATCGTCTCGGTCGTGCTGCTGATCGCCTTCGAGGCGACCGCCGTCGGCACCGCGATGCCGGTCGCCGCCCGTGAGCTGCACGGCATTCCGCTGTACGCGTTCGCGTTCTCCGCGTACTTCACGACCAGTCTCTTCGCCATGGTGCTCTCCGGGCAGTGGGCCGACCGGCGTGGACCGCTCGCGCCGCTCGCCACCGGGATCGGTGCCTTCGGGGCCGGGCTGCTGCTCTCCGGGACGGCCGGGAGCATGTGGATGTTCATCCTGGGCCGGGCCGTCCAGGGCGTCGGCGGCGGGCTCGTGATCGTGGCGCTGTACGTCGTCATCGGGCGGGCCTACCCGGAACGGATCCGCCCGGCGATCATGGCCGCGTTCTCGGCCGCCTGGATCGTCCCGTCCGTCGTCGGACCGCTCGCGTCGGGGACGGTGACCGAGCACCTGGGCTGGCGCTGGGTATTCGTCGGGATCCCGGTGCTCATCGTGCTGCCGCTGGGCCTGGCGCTGCCCGCGATTCGGCGGATGGCGGCCGGGCCCACGGACGCCGCGGCGGGGGCCGAGCCGTTCGACGGGCGGCGTATCCGGCTCGCGCTGGGGATCTCGCTGGGTGCGGGGCTGCTCCAGTTCGCCGGGCAGGAGCTGCGCTGGCTCTCGCTCGTCCCTGCCGTGGCCGGTGCCGCGCTGCTCGTACCCGCCGTGCGCGGGCTGCTGCCCCGGGGGACGATGCGGGCCGCGCGGGGGCTGCCCGCCGTGATCCTGCTGCGCGGGGTGTCGGCCGGGTCGTTCATCGCCGCCGAGTCCTTCGTACCCCTGATGCTGGTGACCCAGCGCGGGATGTCCCCGACGATGGCCGGGCTGTCGCTCGCGGCCGGGGGGCTGACATGGGCGCTCGGCTCGTACGTGCTGGCCCGGCCCCGCCTGGAGGCGCGCAGGGAGTCCCTGATGGTCGTGGGCATGGTCCTCGTCGCCGTGGCGATCGCGGCGGCGCCGACCGTGCTGATCGAGTCGGTGCCGGTCTGGATCGTGGCCGTGGCGTGGGCCGTCGGGTGCTTCGGCATGGGCATGGTGATCGCGTCGACGAGCGTGCTGCTGCTGAAGCTGTCGGCCCCGCAGGAGGCGGGCGGCAACTCCGCCGCCCTGCAGATCTCGGACGGGCTGTCGAACGTGCTGCTGCTCGCCGGCGGCGGTGCGGCGTTCGCCGCGCTCGGCGGCGGCGCGGTGGGGGCGGCCGCGCACGGTGCGGTGGGGAGCGGGACCGCCGGATCGCACCCGGGGGCGTTCGCGGCGGTGTTCCTGCCGATGGCGGGGGTTGCGCTGGTGGGGGCGTGGGTGGCCACGCGGGTGCGGACGGACGCGTAG
- a CDS encoding FAD binding domain-containing protein yields MTTHAPQAMQSVTLPASLDEAVAALGAMPAAVPVAGGTDLMSAVNKGLLRPSGLVGLGRISELRGWHYQDGHALLGAGLTHARMGRPDFAALIPALAASARAAGPPQIRNAGTLGGNIATAAPTGDALPVLAALEAELVIAGPDGSRREIPVSHLLAGREMLGPAELIGFVRVPLLHAPQVFLKATGRTGPGRATASVAIVLDPARRGVRCAVGAIAPMPLRPLEAERWIASLIDWDGERGLAADALAAFGEYVAAACIPDQAPPDDGGEAPPLPPAVLHLRRTVAALARRALGRALS; encoded by the coding sequence TTGACCACGCACGCACCGCAGGCGATGCAGTCGGTAACGCTGCCGGCCTCGCTCGACGAGGCCGTGGCGGCTCTCGGCGCCATGCCTGCAGCCGTTCCCGTGGCCGGTGGCACGGACCTGATGTCGGCCGTCAACAAGGGGCTCCTGCGCCCCTCGGGACTGGTCGGCCTGGGCCGGATCAGCGAGCTGCGCGGCTGGCACTACCAGGACGGCCACGCCCTGCTCGGAGCCGGTCTCACCCACGCACGCATGGGGCGGCCCGACTTCGCCGCCCTCATCCCCGCACTGGCCGCCTCCGCCCGTGCCGCGGGCCCGCCCCAGATCCGCAACGCCGGCACGCTCGGCGGCAACATCGCCACCGCGGCCCCGACCGGCGACGCCCTGCCGGTGCTGGCGGCCCTGGAGGCCGAACTGGTCATCGCGGGGCCGGACGGCTCGCGCCGCGAGATCCCCGTGTCGCACCTGCTGGCCGGCCGCGAGATGCTCGGGCCCGCCGAGCTGATCGGCTTCGTCCGCGTACCGCTGCTGCACGCCCCGCAGGTCTTCCTCAAGGCGACCGGCCGCACCGGCCCCGGCCGTGCCACCGCCTCCGTCGCGATCGTCCTCGACCCGGCCCGGCGCGGGGTGCGCTGCGCGGTCGGCGCGATCGCCCCGATGCCGTTGCGCCCGCTGGAGGCCGAACGCTGGATCGCCTCCCTGATCGACTGGGACGGCGAGCGGGGCCTGGCCGCCGACGCGCTGGCCGCCTTCGGCGAGTACGTCGCCGCGGCCTGCATCCCGGACCAGGCACCACCGGACGACGGGGGAGAGGCACCGCCGCTGCCCCCGGCCGTACTCCACCTGCGGCGCACGGTCGCCGCGCTCGCCCGACGCGCGCTGGGGAGGGCACTGTCGTGA
- a CDS encoding 2Fe-2S iron-sulfur cluster-binding protein: protein MSNEENPEQQHGQPDPYGGWQPTPQSGEYDAEATAFVHLPPEDLANLGNDPLAAPGQGYVPPMILPLTPAAGLDPAATGSWVVRTQSQQERADREAGTEPAPDAVHWPDPNQQEPYQQQYPETSQYGQTSSTTAQWNFTEAVPPDTTPAPDSVPAEPAGHTGQWTIPVANGDLPEESGEFAASALASQWYADAPPATLPGGAPAPWATQPHEPSPADPATPSPEPEQEAAHEAAHESAAHEPAAEAEHEAARQAPGEDSLAGLPGAPGNDHDDPRGAPGEPEEAPEHSGAAEVPDDATTHAPEFDESATALPDAPSEHPAASYVLHVNGVDRPVTDAWIGESLLYVLRERLGLAGAKDGCSQGECGACNVQVDGRLVASCLVPAATTAGSEVRTVEGLAVDGEPSDVQRALAECGAVQCGFCIPGMAMTVHDLLEGNHAPSELETRQALCGNLCRCSGYRGVLDAVREVVAGREATAEAAHADAEEPRIPQQAAPGAGSARTHPHEGDAR from the coding sequence GTGAGCAATGAAGAGAACCCCGAGCAGCAGCACGGGCAGCCCGACCCGTACGGCGGCTGGCAGCCGACCCCGCAGAGCGGTGAGTACGACGCCGAGGCGACCGCCTTCGTCCACCTGCCTCCGGAGGACCTCGCCAACCTCGGGAACGACCCGCTGGCCGCGCCCGGCCAGGGCTACGTACCGCCGATGATCCTTCCGCTGACCCCGGCGGCCGGGCTGGACCCCGCCGCGACGGGCAGCTGGGTCGTGCGGACGCAGAGCCAACAGGAGCGGGCCGACCGCGAGGCGGGCACGGAGCCGGCACCGGACGCGGTCCACTGGCCGGACCCCAACCAGCAGGAGCCGTACCAGCAGCAGTACCCCGAGACCTCGCAGTACGGGCAGACGTCGTCGACGACCGCCCAGTGGAACTTCACCGAGGCCGTCCCGCCGGACACCACTCCCGCTCCGGACTCCGTTCCCGCCGAGCCTGCCGGGCACACCGGCCAGTGGACGATCCCGGTCGCCAACGGTGACCTCCCGGAGGAGTCCGGCGAGTTCGCAGCCTCGGCGCTCGCGTCCCAGTGGTACGCGGACGCGCCCCCCGCCACGCTGCCCGGCGGTGCGCCGGCGCCGTGGGCCACGCAGCCGCACGAGCCGTCGCCCGCGGACCCGGCCACGCCTTCGCCGGAGCCCGAGCAGGAGGCGGCGCACGAGGCCGCGCACGAGTCCGCCGCGCACGAGCCGGCAGCCGAGGCGGAGCACGAGGCCGCGCGGCAGGCTCCCGGGGAGGACTCCCTCGCCGGTCTGCCCGGGGCTCCGGGCAACGATCACGACGACCCCCGGGGCGCACCCGGTGAGCCCGAGGAGGCTCCCGAGCACTCCGGGGCGGCCGAGGTGCCCGACGACGCCACCACGCACGCCCCGGAGTTCGACGAGTCCGCGACGGCACTCCCGGACGCCCCCAGTGAGCACCCCGCCGCCTCGTACGTCCTGCACGTGAACGGCGTGGACCGCCCCGTCACCGACGCCTGGATCGGCGAGTCCCTCCTGTACGTGCTCCGCGAGCGCCTCGGCCTCGCCGGTGCCAAGGACGGCTGCTCGCAGGGCGAGTGCGGCGCCTGCAACGTCCAGGTGGACGGCCGCCTCGTGGCCTCCTGCCTGGTCCCCGCAGCCACCACCGCGGGCAGTGAGGTCCGTACGGTCGAGGGCCTCGCGGTCGACGGGGAGCCGTCCGACGTCCAGCGTGCCCTGGCCGAGTGCGGGGCCGTCCAGTGCGGCTTCTGCATCCCGGGGATGGCCATGACCGTCCACGACCTCCTGGAGGGCAACCACGCCCCCAGTGAGCTGGAGACGCGACAGGCACTGTGCGGCAACCTCTGCCGCTGTTCCGGCTACCGGGGCGTGCTCGACGCCGTACGCGAGGTCGTCGCAGGCCGGGAGGCGACCGCGGAAGCGGCCCACGCCGACGCCGAGGAGCCGCGGATCCCGCAGCAGGCGGCCCCCGGCGCGGGCAGCGCCCGGACACACCCCCACGAGGGAGACGCCCGGTGA